The genomic segment CCATGACCTTGATGACCGTGCCGTCGGCGCGGGTCTGCGGCGGGGGCCCGGGGGCGCCCGCCTCGCCCGGTGCCGGTGCGCCCGGTGCCGCCGGTGCGCCCGTTCTGTCCGGTGTGCCCGGTGCTGTGGGTGTACTCATCGGATCGATCCTGCCTTCCCCCGTGGGACCTTCGGAACCTTCAACTCGACTTCGGTGCCCTGACCCGGCACCGAGATCACCTCGGCCGTGCCGCCCAGGTCGCGCAGCCGCCCGCGGATGGAGAGGGCCACGCCGAGCCGGCCCTCTCCCTCGGCCTCGGCCAGCCGCCCCTCCGGGATGCCCGGTCCGTCGTCCCGGACCGTGACGACCACCTCGTCGGGCTCGTCCTCGACCAGGATCCACGCCTGCGCGTCCTGCCCGGCGTGGGCCCGCACGTTGTCCAGGGCGGCGCCGGTGGCGGCGGCCAGCTCCCGCGCCGCGTCGGGCGGCATCAGGACCGGGGCGCCGGGCTCCGCGAGGCTGACCCGGGAGCCCGCGTGCGGGGCGAGCAGGGTCCGCAGATCGATGTCGGGTGCGTCGGCGGCCGACTCCTCCGCCGTGACGGTACGGACGACGGCGCCTTGCGCGGTGTCCTCGGAGACCCGGGTGGTGGGCACCAGGCCGCTGGAGACGAGGGTACGCAGGGCGATCTCCTGCTCCCCGGCCATCCGGCCCAGCTCGGCGGCCTCTCCGCCGAGCGCGGTGCCCCGGCGCTGGACCATGGCGAGGACCTGGAGCACGCTGTCGTGGATGTCCCGGGCCAGCCGCTCCCGCTCGCGGGTCGCGGCCTCGATCTCCAGGGCGCGGGCGAGGGTGCGTTCACTGGCGCGGGCGACCTCGACGACGTACCCGATCGCTATCGAGGCGACCCAGACCAGCAGGACGTTGTGGAGGGTGTCCCGGCTGGGCTCGGCGCGCTCGACGATGTTGGCGGCGGCGACGAGCGTGGACGCGAAGGCGGCCCACCGCCAGCCGCCCTTCAGCGCGAAGGCCAGCACCGCCCCGGCGGTCCAGATCGACGGCAGGGTCGACCCGTCGAGGTGGTGGGCATCGAGATCGGCGACCGGGGTGAGCAGGATGCCGGTGAGCGCCACCACCAGATCCACGCCGAGGAACGGCCGTGTGCAACTGGCCGCGTTGGCGACCCGGGGCAGGGTGAGCAGTGTCCACACCGCCATCACGGCGAGGAACCCGAAGGCCACCGCGGGCCGTTCGAAATCCGCACGCCCTATGACGGCCAGCG from the Streptomyces sp. NBC_01335 genome contains:
- the macS gene encoding MacS family sensor histidine kinase; translated protein: MAGRERVVRMSVEQPLWRALTGYRVLTTVYALALAVIGRADFERPAVAFGFLAVMAVWTLLTLPRVANAASCTRPFLGVDLVVALTGILLTPVADLDAHHLDGSTLPSIWTAGAVLAFALKGGWRWAAFASTLVAAANIVERAEPSRDTLHNVLLVWVASIAIGYVVEVARASERTLARALEIEAATRERERLARDIHDSVLQVLAMVQRRGTALGGEAAELGRMAGEQEIALRTLVSSGLVPTTRVSEDTAQGAVVRTVTAEESAADAPDIDLRTLLAPHAGSRVSLAEPGAPVLMPPDAARELAAATGAALDNVRAHAGQDAQAWILVEDEPDEVVVTVRDDGPGIPEGRLAEAEGEGRLGVALSIRGRLRDLGGTAEVISVPGQGTEVELKVPKVPRGKAGSIR